Below is a genomic region from Isosphaeraceae bacterium EP7.
GCGACGCCCTGGCGCTCGGCGATGGCCTTGACCATGAAGTTCGGGCCGTTGCCGATGTAAGTGCAGGCGCCGAAGAAGACGGCACCCAGCGAGATGGCCGCAAGCAGGCTCTGGGGCACGGATCGGCCGCCCGAGAGGGGGACCATCTGGCCCTCGGCGGGGCCTTGCCGGGCCTGGGCCAGTTGGAGGAAGACGAGATAGGTGGGGGCGTTGTCCAGGACGCTGGAGAGGGCCCCGGTGGACCAGTAGAACGAGGCGGGCGTCGACAGCGGGAGGTCTCCGCCGCGTGCCTCGAGGAGTTCCAGCGGCGGCTGCATGGTCACGAAGATGCCGAGGAACAGGCAGGCGACCTCGGCGATGGGCGTGTAGTTGAATTCGAGCTCTCGCCTGAGCCCGCGCGGGGTGGTCGCCAGCGACAGCCCGGCCAGGATGAGCAGGACGGCCTCGCGGGCGTAATCGGGCACGATGGCGGTAGTGCCCGGCAACGGCCGGCCCGGGACGATGAGGGCCACCGACAGCACGGCCAACGCCAGCCAGACGACGTTGATCGTCCCGCGAAGGCGCACCGGGACGCGAATCGACTCGTCACGTGCGAGGTCTCGCGGCGTCTCGCGGCGATAAGCCAGGCGGTCCCAGACGTAGTAGGTGGCCAGAATCGTAGTCACGCAGACGGCCCAGGGGCCGACCAGGTTCAATGTCCAGAGGAACGGGACACCTTGCAGGTAGCCGAGGAAGAGGGGGGGGTCGCCGATGGGCAGCAGGCAGCCGCCGACGTTGGAGACCAGGAAGATGAAGAAGAGGACCGTGTGGCGGACGTGGACCCGCTCTCGGTTGGTCTGAAGCAGCGGCCGGATCAGGACCATCGATGCGCCGGTCGTGCCGATCAGGCTGGCCAGAAGAGCCCCCAGGCCCAGGATGGCGGAGTTGATCACCGGCCTGGCGGGCAGGTCGCCCGTGAGCCGCAGGCCGCCGGCGATGACGTAGAGGCTGAAGAGGAGCGTGACGAACGGGACGTAGTCGCCGAGCACCGAGTGATGCAGGACGGCCAGGACCGACGAGGCGCCGGGTTCCGCCCCGTGGTAGCCGTGGCCGCGGGTCGCGTAGTGCGCCAGGACCAGGCCGCCGAGGACCAGCCCGACGAGCAGCTTCGACCGGTTGCGCTCCCACCAGTGGTGCGTGCGCCCCAGCAGCGGCAGTACGGCGATGGCGGCCAGCAGCAGCCCGAAGGGGAGGCCCCAGGCGACGTGCGGCACCTCGTGCGATGGCTCCGCCGGATGGGCGCCCAGGGCGACTGCGGCCTGGAGCGTGAGCAGGGCGCAGGCCGATGCGGCGACGCGGAGGGGCAATCGGGGCATGGTGGCTCGCTTCGTCGCTGGCGAACTGGTGTGGGGCTGGAGGATGCGTGCGTGCGTCAGCCGGTGGCGGCCTCGGCGGCGGGGATGTCCTCCAGGCTTTCTCGCCACTCGACGGAGTAGCCGTTCTCGCGGGCGAAT
It encodes:
- a CDS encoding sodium:proton antiporter; this translates as MPRLPLRVAASACALLTLQAAVALGAHPAEPSHEVPHVAWGLPFGLLLAAIAVLPLLGRTHHWWERNRSKLLVGLVLGGLVLAHYATRGHGYHGAEPGASSVLAVLHHSVLGDYVPFVTLLFSLYVIAGGLRLTGDLPARPVINSAILGLGALLASLIGTTGASMVLIRPLLQTNRERVHVRHTVLFFIFLVSNVGGCLLPIGDPPLFLGYLQGVPFLWTLNLVGPWAVCVTTILATYYVWDRLAYRRETPRDLARDESIRVPVRLRGTINVVWLALAVLSVALIVPGRPLPGTTAIVPDYAREAVLLILAGLSLATTPRGLRRELEFNYTPIAEVACLFLGIFVTMQPPLELLEARGGDLPLSTPASFYWSTGALSSVLDNAPTYLVFLQLAQARQGPAEGQMVPLSGGRSVPQSLLAAISLGAVFFGACTYIGNGPNFMVKAIAERQGVAMPGFFGYMGYSLVVLLPPFLLVRLIFL